A section of the Elusimicrobiota bacterium genome encodes:
- a CDS encoding LemA family protein gives MKTLLSALGLFALVAVLWAVGTYNSLVGKQEAVSGAWAQVQNVYQRRADLVPNLVETVKGAAHFEKSTLAAVVEARSRVGGLNVDKGLLNDPGQFKKFEDAQGALSGALSRLLVVVEKYPELKANANFRDLQVQLEGTENRIAVERRAFNEIAVAYNTAIRRMPAALIANFSGFKGRPYFEAAAQAQQAPQVKFEGSQ, from the coding sequence ATGAAAACGCTACTGTCCGCGCTGGGGCTCTTCGCGCTGGTGGCTGTCCTTTGGGCCGTGGGGACCTACAACAGCCTGGTCGGCAAACAGGAGGCTGTGAGCGGAGCCTGGGCCCAGGTCCAGAACGTCTACCAGCGCAGGGCGGACCTCGTCCCGAACCTGGTGGAAACGGTCAAGGGCGCAGCCCATTTCGAGAAATCCACCTTGGCCGCCGTAGTCGAAGCTCGCTCGCGCGTGGGCGGCCTCAACGTGGACAAAGGCCTCCTCAACGATCCGGGCCAATTCAAAAAATTCGAGGACGCCCAGGGCGCCTTGAGCGGGGCCCTGAGCCGCCTCCTGGTGGTGGTCGAGAAATATCCCGAGCTCAAGGCCAACGCCAACTTCCGAGACCTGCAGGTCCAGCTCGAAGGAACGGAAAACCGCATCGCGGTCGAGCGCCGGGCCTTCAACGAAATTGCTGTCGCCTACAACACGGCCATCCGGCGCATGCCCGCCGCCTTGATCGCCAACTTCTCCGGCTTCAAGGGGCGCCCCTATTTCGAGGCGGCTGCCCAAGCCCAGCAGGCGCCGCAGGTGAAGTTTGAGGGCTCGCAATGA